The genomic window aAAAAATTCTTTGCAACAGAGTTCTCTGATAAGGGTAAAATTTCTCAGAAACATAAGAGAGTGATTCAAATTTGAAAGACTaaaagccattctccagttgataaagtCAAATGATATGGACTGGTGGTTTtgtatggaagaaataaaatctatcattagccatataaaaaaaccaaaaaattcaaaTTAGAGCAACTCTGGAGTTTTATCTTCCTTTCATCCCATTGGCAAAGATAATTAAAAAAGGCGGtaaaaagatgattaaaaaaaaaaggaaagtgacaaatgaaGGGACTCTAGCAGAACAGCCAAATTAGTACTTTGTTGGTGAAGCAGTGAATTGGTTtagtcattctgaaaagcaatttgagaCTGTTCTCAGGAAGTCAATACGCTGTACCATTTGAACTATTTAGACCACCGCAGGGCCTATATCCCAGAgggattaaagaaaaataaaagggatctgcatgtacaaaaatattcataacagctatttgtggtggcaaagatcaGGAAACCAAGAGGATGCCTATCAAATGGAGAAGTGGTTGAACAGATTATACTGTATTGATGTAGTGGAATAatatgtaaaaaatgatgaaagaatggtttcaaagaaacctaggaaaatttgtttgaactgatgtaagcaaaactaggagaacaatttatgcagtAACAATGACATATTAAAGGCAAAAGATACAGTGACCATGCACAATTCTAGAGGTCTCATGGTAATAGTTTTTTATAGTGTGCTGCTTAACTCCTGACAGGTGAGGCATTCAATTTAAGAGCGAGACATTTTTGGTTATGGCCAATGGGAAATTTTGTTTTCCCTGACtgcattttaaacattatttatcAATGGcaagggcaggagggagagaaaataaatttttgttgatgaaaaaaatgttaaaattttaaaatgcctatAGAATTAAATTTATATCATGAAGAGTAATTGATTTGTGGTAGAATTTAAAACAtaaccttcctttttttcttttttcttacaggCTATAGTAAATAAAACATGGGCAGCTTTTTGTTTAAAAACTCTTACTGACTACCCTGAAAGTAACACAATCTCTTATTGCCTCTGGACTCTTACAACtgtaataaaagaaatattgaagtcTACATGTTTACAAAAAGCAGGTACTAGTTCTTTGACAtaattaagtattattattaccactGGAAGAAGTTCATGGTTATAACAACTGCTCATCTGTCTCTAAAATAGGAAAGATAGGCTTTCCCCACAATATAAGTCCCCTGATGACTAGGCCAATGGTTTTTCTGCTATGCTATGTAGCCCTCAAGTTAAggttttccccttccctccttttacAAGTTCAAACCTTAAAAGTACTTTGTACTTAGATTTTTATCTTATTCTGATTTATACTCTATTTTTCTACTAAGTGGCTTTCCATATAAGTCTTTAAGGTCCTCATAGATGCATTTATCTTagaaattgttaattatttaatttttcttaggATTTTGGTTATGACAAATATAAAATCAGTCTTAAGATttgtttaaaaatgttaatatgtATGTTTAATTATGCTTTAATCACTTACACAGTCATCTTTGtcccatttataatttttttttattgtttcagaAATATTGAAGCAGTTTTTGacatcttttgattttctttttgaagtCTTCTACTGTTCAGTTTTTTCTCAACATTTTGAAAACTACCAAGATACTTTGCTAAATCCTAAAATTACaaatttcttgatttgttttctGGAATTGCTTGAAATTCTTATAGCCTCCAGAATTCACTTGAAGTTATATTTCAGTTGCcagaggattttttatttgaaaatattttgtgctTTGAATATTATTACCTGGCCTATTCACTCTTTAGTGAAAAAGAAGTTCATCATCCTTCTTAAAAGATGTGTACTACATAAAGTGGGTGAGGATGTCCTAAATATTTCAGTTCACACTTTAGTTGAACAAGATCCTTATTTAGATAAGGACATGTTAGCTTTCGGTAATGCTTTTTTGCAAGCTGTGAATTTGGGATGGTTGAAGCAGTTATCTGTTAGTGGACCACCCAGCCACTTTGGAGGCAGTGCAGTTCAACCTGGAAATGAAAATCTTCTGGTCCCTGACCTCATTATCCTCAGAGCATCAAGTTTGGTTTTACTGAAGTCCTTAGAAATCAAGGTGCATAATTGTATGTCAGCAAATGAAATAAAAGGTAATTAATTTGTCAACTTGCCCCCCACCCTTCAAGAAAAGTGATACATGATTTTTTCAGCTATTTTCAAAGTTTGGAGCTTTCTTAAATCTTTCCAATTTGAACCAATGACATTTATGTAAATGACTCTtaagtttttataatttttcatatataaattaatgtatatatataaatacatttgtgTAATTGgttgttttcatttaattttaaatgagCATATTCTGCAGCTACCATTTTTATGAACTAAATTTATTTTAGAGAAAAttatcattttcaaaaatatagtGACTGGTTATCAGTAAACAAAATGACcgaaaaaattaattcattgtctCACAAGCATTGTATTTTTGTAATAAGCTTGTGTGAAAGAATGGCACATAAAAAAGTTGTTACATAAATATTAGAAATGGACCTGACCAGTGACATGTTTTCTAAAGAAATGGCTGCATGAAATCTTCAGTTATGCAGGATCTCTTGGGGAATTATTATGGAGGACCCTTTGTTGCAAATAGAGGTTGAATTGACTAGTTAGCAGGTTAATTTATTATGTTGTATTTTGATAACCTATCAAATGAAGACCATTTAAATTCTGACATTTCAGTTTAGGTGTAAAAAAAGATTCCTTGGTTTTACTTGAGAGAAACCACAGAATATAATAAGCCTTACCTGAAGAGAATTTTAATTCTGTGGTAAAGTTTCACAGCAGGGTTTTGTTTACAACAAATTAAAAGCCTTACAAGTTTATCTTTGATGTTCTACCCTTTGGTTCTATTTCATAGGCAGTTCTAAATTAGGACACTAGGTGGCATATACTGTGTAATTTTAGCGTGTAATTGCtgtttaaaaaaatccccaaggTGTAATGTTTCAAGTTTTAGTGATATTTGATTAGCACTTTTGGTGATATACTAATTTTTAAAACGTTTTTTAAAAGTTGctcatttttatatgtattaaaCTTCAGCTATTCATGTCAAATCTTTAATTGATCAGTAGTAATAATTATTGAATTTACATAATTCATATTTCTACTATAGAACTTGTTATAACTATTTTAAATGTTATAGAACTTGTTATAACtatttaaatttaacaaaaacttACTTGAACAAAATTATTCTTGTTCATGGTTTCCCATAGTAAACTGTTGatttaataaaaagtttttttgtgAGTTAGGTGtttaaatgaatatttcataTTGGCCATTTAAAACTTAGTTTTGCCTCCTTGAGATaccttaagaacatttttttagTGTTTCTATTGTTTACAAGATTGCATTTTTGTAAGAATTTTGTATAAAGAAACACCATATTTCAGTATTGCttgtattttaattattctatttgggggattttttttaaagctgaattACAGAAATTCATGTCCCAGTTATTGACCTTCTTAAAACAGCACCTTCAGTCGTCCCTGAAATTGCATCATCACTGTGAATGGCTCTCTAAAATCTTCATAGAACAAGACGATGACATGCTGGAGGCTGCAAAAgcatcattaaacatttatctaAAGCTTACCAGGTTGGTATAGTGTTTATTAGTTCAcccaataaaaatatttgaaagtaattCTTGTACTAGTAAATCCCAGGAAAATGAGAATACTTTAATAGttgcttttaaaagtatttattacttttttttttttttttgctggaacAAATCCTAAAACTGCAGTTTCCCATTAAGTGTTTATTCATACTTTCTGATGGGGCCCAATTTTATGTACACAAATTAACAATGAATTTCATCCCTCACAGTGAAAACTTCTGAGGCAGCTTTAGAAGTGGCACAGTAAAAGAGTACTGAGTCAGCAGACCCAGATTCTAGTTCTGATTCTTCTGCTAAGTAATTGTGTTGCCTAAGTCAAATAATTTATCTTCTCTGGGctttaatatttcatttgtaCTGTGGAGAAATTACTCTAAATGCTCTCAAgtatttcttctagttctaaaattctgtaattttttcATTAATAAGAAATATTACTTGCTTTAAAAATGATCTTCATCTTTATATTTGTAGATGTAAGTATATATGCACTTGCAAGTAACTAAACCATcccttttgaattttatttttattttattttgcaaatgatttttgGGATGGTATCTTCATAAAGTCAGTATCTACAATTGATTATGAAATTACAGATGACCTTTTACATTGGTTCTGCTTCTGCTTTGTTTGAaaccaaaatgtattttttttatttccatttcttttcttggcTAGTGAGAAAGATTACTTATTAATGATCTTAAGTGAATTTTTTTGCTGCCAGTACTTACTTGTATTATGACATTGCTGGCAGCATCTGTTATGAGACTGAATGTTTATTAGGGCCAAATTTTCAAAGGATTTTAATCAAGAACATAAATTCCTCTGTGATTTGAGTTAGGCTTAAAAGAGGTCAAATATGAATCCAGTTTGAAAATGTATACAGCTTTTAGAACTTACCTTAGTTATATTAAAATTGATTTCTTATTCCCTCACAATGAAGGGgatatttttaaattagatttgaTTTTgcataaatttgaattttttcttatgAAATAGCTGCCCTGTGAACTTTTAGATGCTCAGTTTGTCATGGTCACACTGAATGTATTAAATACCTTGCTTTGTTCATTCTTGTTGTCATTTTGGATCAGATTGTTAAGTACATTGGAAAAGGATGGTATTTTGAACTCTGTTTGCTTTGAAAATAATTGTAGTTGAGCTGATATTTAATTTGGATTGTATAACTACATTTATTTACAGAGCATGGAATGAAACTGCTAAGGGCATGACCCAAGGAAAAGAAACTTGGGACCATCAGGCACATGAAAATGGCTTTAATCCTCactgtattttcttatttctcttgaaAAATATTGGATTTGATGCAACAGTTCTCcttgactttttaatttcatCAGAAACCTGCTTTCTCGAATACTTTGTTAGGTATTTAAAACTGCTCCAAGGAGAAAGGAAcaatttttcaaatgtttgtaAGTTATTTGATACAGCAGAATTAAGACATGGTGTTCATATTTTTAGTAATGTCACTTCTCATGTTGAAGAAAGAAACAGCAACCAAGCTACTCACCAGCCTCTTTTTTGTGGTACAAATTATTATGGTCTTTTACCCTTGACTTCTGACCCTACTACTTCTGGAACAAATATGGAACTGAAAGACAACCAGACTGTGAAGTCAAAGCAATCCAACTTACTGATATGCATTGGTAATACATCTTCACCAGGAGCCTCTCAAAGCCTGGTCAATTATGACAGCTCAGAAGATTCTGAAGAGGAGTCAGTGGAAGaaaaatgtttatcaaatgtTAAACAGACTCCTTTGAACCATCAAGACATTACAAAGATAAGGGAAACTGTCAGTGTGACTGGAGAAAAGAACCAAAGTTACCGAGCATCTACTTCCAGGCTTCTAGATCCAAAAGAATCTTCTGGTTATGAAGGAGCCACAAATAGTATTGCTTCCCAAAGAGTAATATCTTGTAAAacatttaaatgtttgaaagagcTAGAAAAGGCAATTTCCCGTTTGCATGAGAGACATCTTTTTCCGTATAATCCTTCAGCATTATTGAAATTGTTAAAACACATTGATGCGATaaacaagaataaataaaagtttgCTGGTTTTTTTCCCACTTTGAGAAACTAGCCTCTTTGACTTTTCTTGGTGTTACCACATCCCTACTCAGAATGAATCTCAgcgttattatttcattttcttttattaatacaGTAGACTCTGTCAGCTTCTCTTGGCTTTCTGCCATCTTGTGGTCTCCTTGTTCACCTCCTGATTTAGGTACTAAGCATTGCTGGTGAAAGTAACAAAATAGTGTTGATGTATTCCAAAACAAATTAATGCTGTCTAATCTCAGATCCTCTTAAAATCAGTCATCTTTAGCTGCCTTACTATCACTGTCCTCACAGCATTTGTAATAGACTTATTCTACTTTCATCTGATGAATTGTAGATGTATTGtagatgaatttgttttttactttagTTTGACAACAAAGGCCATTTGACATGAGTGCCCCCAACTTCTATCCTTCTCTGACTcaaaatttttttgtctttccctccccttttcaaaggaagaaataaagctaGCTGGCCCATGGTATCCAttatctcattctttctcaccttttCCAGGTGtttgtttcattgatttattttctttctaatttttaacttttattttaaaccTTTAACAACTCACTATATCTTGAACTAGAGTGTCTGGCAGGTACTAATAAATCTCCTAACTCATAATTGTGCCCTCAGTGTCTTCTGCCTTCTAATCCATCCTGTACATTGTTGctgattaattttctttaaagcaAGTTCTGATAATGGCATATACAACCTCCACACCCATAAACCTTTGGTTTCCTACAGCTTACTGAATCAGGTACTGATTCCTTAGCCTCACATTCAAGTGCTGCATATTTTGATTCCATCTTTTCTGCTCGTCTCCTACTATTCCCCATCAAACACCATGTGTCTAGAAGTGACTTCTTTCCATTCCCCTAAATGCGAagttcttctttgcctttttgtCTTTACTATAGTACTCCTCTTTGCCCTTTCCCCACCTCTTTGCTAGCCTGATTCATACCCATTGTTTAGAACTaagctcaaatgccatctccaTGAAACATTCCTTCAGCCCTACAagtttgaaataattttcctctAAAGTACTTATTACACTGTCACATTATGTGTTGTATAAAAGTTgtacaataaaacataaacttcttgagatcagttcctgtttcatttttcctttatatatccagtgcctagcacagtgccttgtgtaCGTTGGTATTCGATAAATGTATGTCGAATTAAATTTAGTTGAGTTGTTTACCTCTTTCctgttaaaatgtaagttcttttaaGACAGGGACCTTGTCCTGCATGGGATCTAGCACTGTGCCTTGCATATACATACAGCAccctcatatacatatatatatacatatatatacatatatacacacacacatatacttacatatatatatacacacacatacattcaatGTGTGATGAATTAATTTATAAGGAATCTTATCTCTAAAgggaattttattttcaaaagatcTTCATCTTATTAGAGGGTTATCTTTTTAAGTTGTAGTAATAAAAAACTTGACTGTGTAGCTTAAGTCAGAactttctctgtgcctcactgGAGCGGTACTTACTTAACTAACAAACAGCCTAATAACCACAATGGAGCTTATAATGATTCTCATAAGCAGATAGAATTTTT from Notamacropus eugenii isolate mMacEug1 chromosome 1, mMacEug1.pri_v2, whole genome shotgun sequence includes these protein-coding regions:
- the LINS1 gene encoding protein Lines homolog 1 isoform X1, encoding METSYQVLEQLYKKVLLGGSLENDSQEYAFYLSLPFSAQDLSTSNFWKWPCVHHGNQASSVNVDATPTPVASINLKMNFQVSNPRDIMLLQLTVIQMMLTKMLSKKMEFSIKEKYSDIIEILLKPYELESKLISIFHGSDKLLSHMAAKCLASLLYLQLKEKAIVNKTWAAFCLKTLTDYPESNTISYCLWTLTTVIKEILKSTCLQKAEILKQFLTSFDFLFEVFYCSVFSQHFENYQDTLLNPKITNFLICFLELLEILIASRIHLKLYFSCQRIFYLKIFCALNIITWPIHSLVKKKFIILLKRCVLHKVGEDVLNISVHTLVEQDPYLDKDMLAFGNAFLQAVNLGWLKQLSVSGPPSHFGGSAVQPGNENLLVPDLIILRASSLVLLKSLEIKVHNCMSANEIKAELQKFMSQLLTFLKQHLQSSLKLHHHCEWLSKIFIEQDDDMLEAAKASLNIYLKLTRAWNETAKGMTQGKETWDHQAHENGFNPHCIFLFLLKNIGFDATVLLDFLISSETCFLEYFVRYLKLLQGERNNFSNVCKLFDTAELRHGVHIFSNVTSHVEERNSNQATHQPLFCGTNYYGLLPLTSDPTTSGTNMELKDNQTVKSKQSNLLICIGNTSSPGASQSLVNYDSSEDSEEESVEEKCLSNVKQTPLNHQDITKIRETVSVTGEKNQSYRASTSRLLDPKESSGYEGATNSIASQRVISCKTFKCLKELEKAISRLHERHLFPYNPSALLKLLKHIDAINKNK
- the LINS1 gene encoding protein Lines homolog 1 isoform X2 codes for the protein MAAKCLASLLYLQLKEKAIVNKTWAAFCLKTLTDYPESNTISYCLWTLTTVIKEILKSTCLQKAEILKQFLTSFDFLFEVFYCSVFSQHFENYQDTLLNPKITNFLICFLELLEILIASRIHLKLYFSCQRIFYLKIFCALNIITWPIHSLVKKKFIILLKRCVLHKVGEDVLNISVHTLVEQDPYLDKDMLAFGNAFLQAVNLGWLKQLSVSGPPSHFGGSAVQPGNENLLVPDLIILRASSLVLLKSLEIKVHNCMSANEIKAELQKFMSQLLTFLKQHLQSSLKLHHHCEWLSKIFIEQDDDMLEAAKASLNIYLKLTRAWNETAKGMTQGKETWDHQAHENGFNPHCIFLFLLKNIGFDATVLLDFLISSETCFLEYFVRYLKLLQGERNNFSNVCKLFDTAELRHGVHIFSNVTSHVEERNSNQATHQPLFCGTNYYGLLPLTSDPTTSGTNMELKDNQTVKSKQSNLLICIGNTSSPGASQSLVNYDSSEDSEEESVEEKCLSNVKQTPLNHQDITKIRETVSVTGEKNQSYRASTSRLLDPKESSGYEGATNSIASQRVISCKTFKCLKELEKAISRLHERHLFPYNPSALLKLLKHIDAINKNK